CGGCCGAGCAGGAATCGGATTTCGTCGTGGTCGGCGGTCGCGTTGAAGTCGCCGCACAAGAGCTGGGGCCGATCCGTGTCGATCGCCCGGATCGCCGCGTCGACCGCGACGACCTGGCGCTCGCGCGCGACGCCGTCGTCGAGTCGCCAGTTCAGGTGGGTGGTGTGGCACCACACGTCGCCCGCGGGCGTGGCCACGCGCGCCGACAGCAGAATGCGCGCCTCCGTCGGCCGGGCGTCCGGCAGTCGCGTCACGCGGTGTTCCGCGATCGGGTGGCGCGACACGATCGCGAGCCCTTCCTCTCCCCCCGGGTGGCCGGGAAAGAACGCGTCGTCATCCCAGCGGAGCGCCACCTCGTAGACGGCGCGCATGCCGAGGCGATCGGCCAGCTCGTCCGCGGTCGTGCGACCGGACCGGCCGTCGAGGGGCCGCACCTCCTGCATCCCGATCACGTCGGGCGCCATCTTTCGCAGCTGGCGTTCGGCCAGCGCGAGCCGCCGCGCGACGTCCGGCTCGACGCCCCAGAAGTTGATGGTGACCACCCGCAGCACGTTCACGGTGGTCACTGCCCGCGGTAGACACACCGAGACGACCGGGTCTCGGCCACGGCCACGGCCGCGACCATCGGCAGCCGCGCGCGAATGCGGTCGTAGATCCACCGCGTGAGGTGCTCGCACGTCGGGTTGTCGAGCCCGTCGATGTCGTTGAGGACGCGGTGGTCGAGCTGCGCGATCAGCGGACGGACGACGGCGTCGATCTCCGCGAAGTCGACGAGCCAGCCGAACTCGGGGTCGACCTCGCCCGCCACGGTTACCTGCACCTCGTAGCTGTGTCCGTGCATCCGTGCGCACTTGTGGTCCGGAGGCACCTTGGGCAGCCGGTGAGCCGCCTCGAACTTGTAGTCGCACACGAGTTCGCATCGCATCGCACCGCACGAGGTATCACGCGGTCTTTGCCCTGCCAACCCTCGCGCGCGGCACCGACTCCGTACACGCCGCTACGCGGCCTCGACCTGCGGTAGGTTCGCGGCGCCGGCCGGCACCGCGCCGCCGCCGGCGAACACCGATGCCCACCCCCGCACCGACGCCCTACCGCGCCCTCGACCGCCGGATCTGGCTGCTGGCGGGAGCGCGCGCGGTCAACACGGCCGGGCTGTCG
The window above is part of the Deltaproteobacteria bacterium genome. Proteins encoded here:
- the queD gene encoding 6-carboxytetrahydropterin synthase QueD, which produces MRCELVCDYKFEAAHRLPKVPPDHKCARMHGHSYEVQVTVAGEVDPEFGWLVDFAEIDAVVRPLIAQLDHRVLNDIDGLDNPTCEHLTRWIYDRIRARLPMVAAVAVAETRSSRCVYRGQ